The following proteins come from a genomic window of Pelotomaculum isophthalicicum JI:
- a CDS encoding recombinase family protein encodes MAIPYGYKIEKGKAVIDEVHAERVRMIFKGYLSGLAYVAAAEAVGLKLSHPSVKRILQNKRYLGDKYYPAIIDQETFDRAEAERFKRQRKMGRIFADKPVEECKPATKFIMPKAGKIFIDPFKQAEYVYSLIESEVEK; translated from the coding sequence ATGGCAATTCCATACGGATACAAAATTGAGAAAGGCAAAGCGGTCATAGATGAAGTGCATGCGGAGCGGGTCAGAATGATTTTCAAGGGTTATCTATCCGGACTCGCCTACGTTGCTGCAGCTGAAGCTGTTGGACTAAAGCTTTCTCACCCAAGTGTAAAGAGAATACTACAGAATAAACGATACCTTGGTGATAAGTATTACCCGGCAATCATCGATCAGGAGACTTTTGATAGAGCAGAAGCAGAGCGATTCAAACGGCAGCGAAAAATGGGCAGAATATTTGCAGATAAGCCGGTAGAGGAGTGTAAACCAGCTACGAAATTTATTATGCCGAAAGCAGGAAAGATATTTATCGATCCATTTAAGCAAGCTGAGTATGTTTACAGTTTGATTGAAAGTGAGGTGGAAAAATGA